Proteins encoded in a region of the Onychostoma macrolepis isolate SWU-2019 chromosome 20, ASM1243209v1, whole genome shotgun sequence genome:
- the tmem165 gene encoding transmembrane protein 165 produces MSPRAGERHGGGRSICFLVLLSVVLFSAGVIATQEENKVIHEEKPAELQKATTGHAPGPEVRVNEPNKGNLGFIHAFVAALSVIIVSELGDKTFFIAAIMAMRYNRLTVLAGAMLALGLMTCLSVLFGYATTIIPRIYTYYISTALFAIFGVRMLREGLRMSPDEGQEELEEVQAEIKKKDEELQRYKLANGAPDVEAGTAATMLPQRRCHSVISPIFIQALTLTFLAEWGDRSQLATIVLAAREDPFGVAVGGTLGHCLCTGLAVIGGRMVAQKISVRTVTIIGGIVFLAFAFSALFIKPDSGF; encoded by the exons ATGTCTCCACGGGCCGGCGAGCGGCATGGCGGTGGCAGGTCTATATGCTTCCTTGTTCTGTTGAGCGTCGTGTTGTTTTCAGCCGGAGTTATAGCAACTCAAGAAGAGAATAAAGTCATTCACGAGGAGAAACCAGCGGAG CTGCAGAAGGCAACCACCGGTCACGCACCCGGCCCGGAAGTGCGTGTCAATGAACCCAATAAGGGAAACCTGGGCTTTATTCATGCCTTTGTGGCAGCCCTCTCAGTCATCATTGTCTCTGAACTGGGAGACAAGACGTTCTTCATCGCAGCCATCATGGCTATGCGCTACAATCGCCTCACTGTTTTGGCAGGTGCCATGTTGGCTCTGGGACTCATGACCTGTCTGTCAG TCCTGTTCGGTTATGCCACCACCATTATCCCACGGATCTACACCTACTACATATCGACAGCACTGTTTGCCATATTTGGTGTGAGGATGCTGAGGGAGGGACTGAGGATGAGTCCTGATGAAGGGCAAGAGGAGCTGGAGGAGGTCCAGGCTGAGATAAAGAAAAAGGATGAAGAG CTTCAGCGCTATAAGCTAGCCAACGGCGCACCTGATGTGGAAGCGGGGACGGCGGCAACCATGTTACCTCAGAGAAGGTGTCATAGCGTGATTTCACCGATATTCATTCAGGCACTCACCCTCACCTTCCTCGCAGAGTGGGGCGACCGCTCTCAGCTTGCCACTATTGTGCTGGCTGCAAGAGAG GATCCATTTGGAGTTGCAGTTGGGGGGACACTGGGACACTGTCTGTGCACAGGCCTGGCTGTTATCGGCGGAAGGATGGTGGCTCAGAAGATCTCCGTAAGAACCG TTACAATCATTGGTGGAATCGTTTTCCTCGCCTTTGCGTTCTCCGCCCTCTTTATCAAGCCCGATTCTGGATTCTGA
- the srd5a3 gene encoding polyprenol reductase — protein sequence MLDSIAIVNIIWFLLALCFLMAFCLCKFSLKLPHSLEHVFQDLIRYGKTKEHIKRSNWQLVFDISKRCFYHFYAVSVMWNGLLLLFSLRSVVMNEALPDWLIDALWCLTGRPRAAWKELHLSILLLQALLWVHSLRRLLECLFVSVFSNGVIHVVQYAFGLGYYVLLGLTVLCINSSLPQSGSLINQLTWHHVIGTLLFIWASLLQNRSLSLLAKMRTDSSGKVETLAHKMPCGGWFELVSCPHYLTELLIYVAMSVCCGCSSLTWWLVVLYVLCNQALAAQLCHDYYRSKFETYPPQRKAFIPFVL from the exons ATGCTGGATTCTATAGCAATAGTTAATATTATATGGTTTTTGTTAGCACTGTGTTTTCTAATGGCCTTTTGTCTTTGTAAGTTTTCACTGAAACTGCCTCACAGCCTCGAGCACGTGTTTCAGGATTTAATCCGATATGGAAAAACTAAAGAACACATCAAGCGCTCAAACTGGCAGCTCGTTTTTGACATATCAAAGAG GTGTTTCTATCATTTCTATGCGGTGTCTGTCATGTGGAATGGGCTCCTCCTACTATTCTCCTTGCGTTCTGTCGTCATGAATGAGGCGCTGCCTGATTGGTTAATTGACGCGCTTTGGTGTTTGACTGGCAGACCAAGAGCTGCTTGGAAAG AGTTACATCTCTCCATTCTGCTTTTACAAGCGCTACTGTGGGTCCATTCCCTTAGACGGCTGTTGGAGTGCCTATTTGTCAGCGTATTTTCTAATGGTGTGATCCATGTAGTCCAATATGCATTTGGTTTGGGTTACTATGTCCTACTTGGACTAACTGTCCTGTGTATAAATTCCTCTCTGCCACAATCAG GGTCTCTTATTAATCAGCTCACATGGCATCATGTAATCGGGACTCTTCTTTTCATCTGGGCATCACTCCTCCAGAACCGGTCCCTCTCACTGCTAGCCAAGATGAGGACTGACAGCTCAG GTAAAGTAGAGACTCTGGCCCACAAGATGCCATGTGGgggctggtttgagctggtctCATGTCCGCATTACCTGACTGAGCTTCTGATTTATGTTGCCATGAGTGTTTGTTGTGGCTGTAGTTCTCTAACCTGGTGGCTGGTGGTACTGTATGTACTCTGTAACCAGGCACTGGCTGCACAGCTCTGTCATGATTACTACAGGAGCAAGTTTGAGACTTATCCACCTCAACGCAAAGCTTTTATTCCCTTTGTCCTGTGA